A genome region from Oncorhynchus masou masou isolate Uvic2021 chromosome 14, UVic_Omas_1.1, whole genome shotgun sequence includes the following:
- the LOC135554209 gene encoding cold shock domain-containing protein C2-like, whose translation MTDPSLTSSSEAPLRSPRAAPLSLSFPFLREGSRVWESGAPPQPRSLPSPLPTKRNRTYSATVRATSGPAFKGVCKSFCRSQGHGFIRPTNGGDDIFVHISDIEGEYVPVEGDEVTYKVSRIPPKNLKIQAVEVKIVHLNPGTKHETWSGQIISQLDES comes from the exons ATGACAGACCCCAGCCTGACATCCTCCTCAGAGGCCCCTCTGCGCTCCCCCCGGGCTgcacccctttccctctccttccccttcttgAGGGAGGGCAGCCGTGTGTGGGAAAGTGGAGCGCCACCCCAGCCCCGGTCACTGCCCAGCCCACTGCCCACCAAACGCAACCGCACCTATTCAGC CACGGTGCGGGCCACCTCAGGGCCAGCGTTTAAGGGCGTGTGCAAGAGCTTCTGCAGGTCACAAGGTCATGGCTTCATCCGCCCCACCAATGGCGGTGATGACATCTTTGTTCACATCTCTGA TATCGAGGGCGAGTATGTCCCAGTAGAAGGAGATGAGGTCACATACAAAGTCTCCCGGATCCCACCAAAAAACCTGAAGATCCAGGCCGTGGAGGTGAAGATAGTTCATCTGAACCCAGGGACGAAGCATGAGACCTGGTCTGGCCAGATCATCAGCCAGCTAGACGAGAGCTAG